ATCAGGCTGCCCTTGTATTCTCGAAGCACTCGGTGTCAACAACAGAACTCCTCAAGGCATCCTTTGACAAGGAGTGGCTCCTCATCAAGCGCAATTCATTCGTGTACATCTTCAAGACCATACAGGTAAGAGCAAATTGTTTTGGGAGTCTCTCTCATGAAATTGTCCAAGAGTTCCACTGCTAATTGACTGACATTATTGTCTGCCATGTGAACTCTGAAGCTTATCATTATAGCCCTCGTTGCATCAACGGTGTTTCTGAGAACTCACATGCATACAAGGAATCAAGATGACGGTGTTCTCTACATTGGAGCACTGCTCTTTTCTCTGATTGTGAATATGTTCAATGGTTTTGCTGAGCTctccttggtcataacaaggttGCCGGTGTTCTACAAGCACCGGGACCTGCTCTTCTATCCTGCTTGGGTCTTCACACTACCAAACGTCATTCTCAGAATCCCATTCTCCATTATTGAATCTGTAGCCTGGGTTCTTGTCACATATTACACCATAGGGCTTGCTCCAGAGGCCGACAGGTAAATGAAAGAGttatccttttcttttctttttttccattTCAGGAATCAGAATAAATTCTATAACTGCTAATTATGTGATATCTATGTGCAGGTTTTTCAAGCACTTGCTGCTCGTGTTCTTGATCCAGCAGATGGCAGGTGGGCTTTTCAGAGCAATCGCTGGACTTTGCAGGTCCATGATCATTGCTCACACTGGTGGAGCACTATCTCTTCTTATGTTCTTTGTTCTTGGAGGTTTTCTGCTGCCAAAAGGTTCATTTCTTGTCTTCTTCCTTTTTTATTCGCACAGATCAATATTTTCTTTGCTGACTAGTTCTTCTTTGCCATCCCACTGTTAACAGCTTTCATCCCTAAATGGTGGATCTGGGGCTACTGGATTTCACCTTTAATGTATGGATACAATGCTCTAGCAGTCAATGAATTCTATGCTCCTCGGTGGATGAATAAGTTTGTACTGGTACGTTCACTACTGCATTGATTTTTCACTgcttgacttttttttttgttgacaaGGTGTATGTTCTCATGTCTGTAGGACCAAAATGATGTTCCGAAAAGACTGGGGGTAGCTATACTTGAAGGTTCCAGCATCTTTGTTGACAAAAACTGGTACTGGATTGGAGCAGCAGGGCTCTTGGGTTTCACCATCTTCTTCAATGTCCTTTTCACACTGTCACTTATGTACCTGAACCGTAAGCGCTAAATTATTGTCTTGATTCCTTGCTTATCATCCTTAAAATAAAATCCCACCCATGATAATTTTCGTGTCAGTATCATAATCATGCATTCTTTAATTCTCAGCTCTCGGCAAGCCACAAGCTGTTATATCAGAAGAAACTGCAAAGGAAGCGGAAGGCAATGGGCATGCAAAAGGGACAATAAGAAATGGAAGCACAAAATCAAAGGACGGTAGTCATAACAGTAAGCAACTCTGACAGAAGTCATAGCTCATAAGCACATCTGAAAAAAATGACAGCTTCTAATCTGAGGTTTGGTTATTTCAGAGGAAATGAAGGAGATGAGATTGAGTGCGCGTTTGAGCAGCTGTTCATCAAATGGGGTTTCACGAGTCATGTCCAGCAATGGAGCTGCTCCGACAAGAGGAATGGTTCTTCCATTCAACCCTCTTGCCATGTCTTTTGATAATATGAACTACTATGTCGACATGCCTGCGGTGAGTTCAACTTCAATTATTCTCAGCAGTTCTTCCTGTCCTTTTTCTTACCTTCTTCAATGTGCTTGTACGGTCAAATATGGAAACTGATGGAGAATTCTATTGTTTGCCCAGGAAATGAAACAGCAAGGAGTGCAGGATGACAGACTCCAATTGTTGCGTGAGGTTACAGGATCATTCAGGCCTGGAGTGCTGACAGCACTTATGGGTGTCAGTGGAGCTGGAAAGACTACTCTTATGGATGTTTTGGCTGGAAGAAAGACTGGGGGATATATTGAAGGAGATATCAGAATTGCAGGCTATCCCAAGAACCAAGCAACATTTGCAAGGATTTCTGGATACTGCGAGCAAAATGATATACATTCTCCTCAGGTCACAGTTAGGGAGTCTTTGATATACTCAGCCTTTTTGCGTCTTCCTGGAAAGATTGGAGATCAAGAAATAACTGATGATATAAAGATTGTAAGTCATGTCTTTTTTCCTGTTGCTGACacttttctttatttcttttagTTGAttgatatctttgcttggaagatAAAATGTCTGGTAGTAAGATGCAACAAACTAAGTAATTTGTTTTGTTCATTGTCACTAGGACCTATTATCTAgctcaaggtgaagtgtgtctGATGTTAGAGATTTGAAAGATATGACAACAAACAGTGCCAACAATAACATCTTCTTTTCCGTTTTTAAAGTAAAACTACACATTACAATTTATCAAGCTAACATGTAACATGTCTCAATGGTTGCAGCAATTTGTGGATGAAGTTATGGAACTAGTGGAGCTCGACAATCTGAGGGATGCTTTAGTTGGCCTACCAGGAATCACAGGGCTTTCGACAGAGCAAAGAAAAAGGTTGACAATAGCTGTGGAGCTCGTTGCCAATCCATCAATCATATTCATGGATGAACCAACATCAGGGCTTGATGCAAGAGCTGCAGCAATTGTCATGAGAACAGTGCGGAACACAGTTGACACCGGACGGACAGTTGTTTGCACAATCCATCAGCCAAGCATTGACATCTTTGAGGCTTTTGATGAGGTGGCTATGAGTAATTTTTAGAAGTGGTTATTGCACCTTTTCAGCAATTAAATGTTAACCTAAGTTCTTATGTGCAGTTGCTATTGTTAAAAAGAGGAGGCCAGGTGATCTACTCTGGGAAATTGGGTCGCAACTCCCAGAAAATGGTTGAGTATTTTGAGGTACATGAAGCTCCATGTCGCACTTACATTTTTTGTTCTGTCAATAAGTTTAAAACAGGAGtgaaaaacaaaaataaagtGAAGTTTCTAATCTTCTGTTTAATTATGCAACTAGGCAATTCCTGGAGTGCCTAAAATTAAAGATAAGTACAATCCTGCAACGTGGATGCTCGAGGTCAGTTCAGTTGCAGCTGAAGTGCGACTAAAGATGGATTTTGCTGAGTACTATAAAACATCAGATCTGTACAAGTAAGTGATAGATATGCTTCTTTGTAGAAAATATTTGTTTCCTATTTTCTCAGCTAGCCTGTTTTATACAATATGGTTTTGAGTTTAGTAACTAATTCCTTGAAATTCAATGGTATTGTTTCCAGGCAAAACAAGGTAGTGGTGAACCAGCTGAGTCAACCAGAGCCAGGAACATCAGATCTTTATTTCCCTACAGAGTACTCGCAATCCACAATAGGACAGTTCAAAGCCTGCCTCTGGAAGCAATGGCTGACCTATTGGCGCAGCCCGGATTACAACCTTGTTAGATTTACCTTCACTTTGTTTGTTGCCTTGCTGCTCGGCTCCATTTTCTGGAGGATAGGCACCAACATGTAATTTTTCTTACTTTCTTCATCTTTGGTTGCTAGTTTCGCTAGTGCCGAACTTACGAATCTGAAAGAGTTGGTGTATTCTATTGCAGGGGAGATGCAAACAGTCTCAGAATGGTTATTGGAGCAATGTACACTGCTGTGATGTTTGTCGGCATCAACAATTGTTCAACTGTGCAGCCAATTGTTTCAATTGAGAGGACGGTCTTCTACAGAGAGAGGGCTGCTGGGATGTACTCTGCAATACCATATGCCTTGTCTCAGGTAAAGAAATATCATAGAACTATACAGAACACAGTGATAACTAAGGTGCTATCTGCTCTGCGCAGTCGCTCAAATTTTATGCTTTGCAGGTTGTCATAGAGCTACCATATGTGTTTGTGCAAACAACGTATTACACCCTCATCGTATACGCCATGATGAGCTTCCAATGGACAGCTGTCAAGTTCTTCTGGTTCTTCTTCATTTCCTACTTCTCCTTCCTCTACTTCACCTACTATGGCATGATGACTGTCTCAATCTCCCCAAACCATGAGGTTGCAGCCATCTTCGCCGCAGCTTTCTATTCTCTCTTCAATCTCTT
The nucleotide sequence above comes from Miscanthus floridulus cultivar M001 chromosome 18, ASM1932011v1, whole genome shotgun sequence. Encoded proteins:
- the LOC136522088 gene encoding ABC transporter G family member 42-like, whose translation is MESAMEKVWESGRRMSRSFSRGMGMENWGVDDVFLPQHGSRAGSRTGGGRSGRGGVDDDEEALRWAAIERLPTYNRVRTAILSSSMEADDDDGRPLRQGQQQFKEVDVRKLGVGERQEFIERVFRVAEEDNQRFLQKLRNRIDRVGIELPTVEVRFEQLTVQAKCHVGSRALPTLLNTARNIAESALGLCGVRLGRQATLTILKDVSGVVRPSRMTLLLGPPSSGKTTLLLALAGKLDPTLRRTGEITYNGFRLDEFVPQKTAAFISQTDVHVGEMTVKETLDFSARCQGVGTKYDLMTELTRREKEAGIRPEPEVDLFMKATSMEGVGSSLQTDYTLRILGLDICADTIVGDQMQRGISGGQKKRVTTGEMIVGPTKVLFMDEISTGLDSSTTFQIVKCLQQIVHLGEATILMSLLQPAPETFDLFDDIILLSEGQIVYQGPREYVLEFFESCGFCCPERKGTADFLQEVTSRKDQEQYWVDKQRPYRYISVPEFAQWFKRFHAGLQVENHLSLPFDKSRCHQAALVFSKHSVSTTELLKASFDKEWLLIKRNSFVYIFKTIQLIIIALVASTVFLRTHMHTRNQDDGVLYIGALLFSLIVNMFNGFAELSLVITRLPVFYKHRDLLFYPAWVFTLPNVILRIPFSIIESVAWVLVTYYTIGLAPEADRFFKHLLLVFLIQQMAGGLFRAIAGLCRSMIIAHTGGALSLLMFFVLGGFLLPKAFIPKWWIWGYWISPLMYGYNALAVNEFYAPRWMNKFVLDQNDVPKRLGVAILEGSSIFVDKNWYWIGAAGLLGFTIFFNVLFTLSLMYLNPLGKPQAVISEETAKEAEGNGHAKGTIRNGSTKSKDGSHNKEMKEMRLSARLSSCSSNGVSRVMSSNGAAPTRGMVLPFNPLAMSFDNMNYYVDMPAEMKQQGVQDDRLQLLREVTGSFRPGVLTALMGVSGAGKTTLMDVLAGRKTGGYIEGDIRIAGYPKNQATFARISGYCEQNDIHSPQVTVRESLIYSAFLRLPGKIGDQEITDDIKIQFVDEVMELVELDNLRDALVGLPGITGLSTEQRKRLTIAVELVANPSIIFMDEPTSGLDARAAAIVMRTVRNTVDTGRTVVCTIHQPSIDIFEAFDELLLLKRGGQVIYSGKLGRNSQKMVEYFEAIPGVPKIKDKYNPATWMLEVSSVAAEVRLKMDFAEYYKTSDLYKQNKVVVNQLSQPEPGTSDLYFPTEYSQSTIGQFKACLWKQWLTYWRSPDYNLVRFTFTLFVALLLGSIFWRIGTNMGDANSLRMVIGAMYTAVMFVGINNCSTVQPIVSIERTVFYRERAAGMYSAIPYALSQVVIELPYVFVQTTYYTLIVYAMMSFQWTAVKFFWFFFISYFSFLYFTYYGMMTVSISPNHEVAAIFAAAFYSLFNLFSGFFIPRPRIPRWWIWYYWICPLAWTVYGLIVTQYGDLQNSITVPGEDKQTISHYVTNHFGYHRDFMPVVAPVLVLFAAFFAFMYALCIKKLNFQQR